Genomic DNA from Theobroma cacao cultivar B97-61/B2 chromosome 3, Criollo_cocoa_genome_V2, whole genome shotgun sequence:
ACATATGGAGAGCTGGAAATCCTAAAGAAAATTGAGGAAATTGCATAGGACTGGAAGAAAATGTGCCGAGTGGATCAAGGGAGGTTTACCGATGAAGTCACCACAGGATATGATACTTGGCACGACCAAAGGGTGAAAAATGTCGTATGCCCCCCGAGAAATCCATCAAAACATCCCATAAACCCAGAACCTCAAGATGTCTTGCTAGAAAGCGAGTTGACAAGAAAGAGACTTGAAAAGGagatgatgaatatgaagcGGAGACATGAGGATGAGCTAGAAGAAGTGAAGAAAAAGACGACAAGAAAGGTACGAATGGCTTTAGAAGAGCGGGATGAGTGGCGAAGCAAGTTTGAGAAAGTGAATGTGGCAAACTCTTCTCTGATAGCTAGAATGCAAGAACTTCAAAGTGTCAACAATGCTTTGCAGCACGAGGTATGAAAACAAGAACAAACTATCCAAAAGTTGAGAAATGACTACGGCTTGATGGAAACTGCCATGGAGGACTACAAGGCACAGTATGAAGCAGTAAGGCAAGAGTATTTCTAAATGAGGGAAAAAAATGATTCGTGGACACAAAGCCTTCAAAGGAAAGAAGCTGAAATGCGATGGATACTGAGACAGATGAGAGAAGTGGCATTTAGAGCGAGAGTAATGGCAGACAAGACCGAAGAACTCAGGCGAGAGGTTCTTCTGAGGGATGAATTGCGTGAGCGGTTGATCGATCACCTCAGGATGGTTAGAGACCAATATGACAAagttggtttttccttttggtagTTATGTAATGGTTTTAGACAATGATGTAATCGGATATTTCAGTTCTATGGATTTGGATTTTCTTATCGTAAATATTGGATGGCcaatatttttcctatttttcttttcttttcaaacacATTTTACTTGCATCATAGTTGCAtgattcatataaataataacaaatgataatgcattcatcaacataaaattctaacttatccaTTTGGCCAGTAAAGAACAAAATTCTAGAGAAATGAACCCTACACAGATATAACACAAGAGCTCACTCTAAGATCATGGGGGACGAACACTCGAAGAGAATGGACAAGATCGagaagaagcaagaagagatTATGGGTCAGTTGTCAAAGATTTTGGAGTTGATGTTGACAGATAAAGGGAAGAGGGTGGCAAGGAGTTCTAGTGCACCAGAAGATGTTCAACAGACAGAAGCCAATACAGACCCTGTATATCCACCAGAATTCACACCACCACCAGTAAGGAATGAGTCTATCCCCATGCCATTGATAGGACAATATCCGTTCATTGGGATGCCAATGCCTACAGAGCCACCACCGACTTATGCCCAACAGAGGCCAATTAGAGGGGCAAGTCCTTCAGACCCCATCTCTGTACCTAAACTGGGTGATCCAAAAGAACAAGAGAAGCTCAAGTGTGGATTCGTTGAATCAAAGGACAATCCCGATACCCATAAAAAATTTGACCTTTTGGAGGAGAGACTACGCATGATagaatgaatgggaatgtatTTCTCTATGGATGCAATCGAACTCTGTCTCATTCCAGATGTGGTTATACCcccaaaattcaaagttcCAGACTTTGAAAAGTATGATGGAGCCAAGTGCCCGGTCACACACATCACCATGTATTGCAGAAGGAAGGCTGCATACGCCCATGATGACAAGCTCTTGATACATTGCTTTCAAGATAGCCTCACTGGTGCTGCAGCAAAGTGGTACATCCAACTGGACCGTAATCGAATCCACACATGGAAGGACCTTGCTCGGGCGTTTGTAGCTCAGTATAAGCATGTTACAAATATGGCTATAGATCGCCGTTCTTTacaaaacatggagaagaaATCCACTGAAAGCTTCAAAGAATATGCTCAAAGATGGACGAATATGGCTTCTCAAGTTCAACCACCATTGACTGAGAAAGAGACAACCGTGATGTTCGTTAACACCTTGCGAGCCCCTTACTATGAACGATTGGTCGGTAGTGCCGCAAAGAACTTTGCTGATATGGTGATTTCAGGAGAGATGATAGAGATTGCCATTAAGCAAGGGAAGATAGAAGGAGGTGATGCAGCACACACCAAAAAAGGGGAAACTTTTAAGAAGAAGGAAGGAGAAGCCCAAGCCATCACCTCAGGACAACCTTAAGGACGAAGCTACAACCCTTACCAGCCATATCCACCATACCCCTATTACCCAGTTGTGAATAACGCTTCACAAAGCCCATACCTATATCCACTCATGCTAGATGCCTTTTCTAACCTGTACCCATATGCTCCTATCCAACGGACACCTTACCCCACAAATATCCACCCACCTACTTCCACACCCGTTACAGCTTCAACCACACAACAAACAACACCTTCAAACAACCATACTGCTAGTGAATCAAAAGGATGGCGAAACAAGCAAGAGAAAATGCAGTTTGACCCAATCCCAATCCCATATGCTGAACTCTTCACTCAGTTAGTTGCAAACCATCTGGTGGCACCTTTATACATAGAGCCATTAAAACCTCCATTCCCGAGATGGTATGACGCTTCCGCCCATTGTGATTATCATTACGAAATCGAAGGTCACTTGATCGAGAATTATACAGCATTTGAACATAAGGTGCAAGGGTTGATCAAGGCAGGaatcttgaattttgaaaagaagtcGAAACAGAATGTTAACAACAACCCATTAC
This window encodes:
- the LOC108661128 gene encoding thioredoxin domain-containing protein 9-like produces the protein MCRVDQGRFTDEVTTGYDTWHDQRVKNVVCPPRNPSKHPINPEPQDVLLESELTRKRLEKEMMNMKRRHEDELEEVKKKTTRKVRMALEERDEWRSKFEKVNVANSSLIARMQELQSVNNALQHEMREVAFRARVMADKTEELRREVLLRDELRERLIDHLRMVRDQYDKVGFSFW